Genomic window (Lutra lutra chromosome 2, mLutLut1.2, whole genome shotgun sequence):
TTGTCAATATGAAGTGATGGCACTCCAAGACTTGAGGTCTTGTAACTTACACTCTCTCTTACTCCTCTGCTTTTATCACGAGAACATGCCTAAGCCCCAGCTAGCCTGCTAGAGGATCAGACTTCTAGATACACATGGAGGCAGAGCTGAATCATCCCATTTTTCCAATCAAAGGTCAGACATGTAAAATAAGCCCAGTAAAGAGTAGCAAAGCCAACCTGACCAAAGCTGACTATGGGAACTGACCAAAAATGACTATGGTTAGCTGACCAAAGATGACTATGGGAGCCCCACCAAACGAAGTTCAAATTAGCAGATTTTCCAATAACCTTTAGAGGGACAAAAATTATTACAGCCCTCTAAGGTTATATAGTTTGCTACACAACATTTTTCTTGTAATAGATATATACAGtgatataaagattaaaaaaaaacagagcagtgAGTATAATTaaatccaaaaattattttttatttagcaaAGTCAGGAAGGCAGTGttcccatgtcttttttttttttttttttttttttttgcaataaaaaaTACTGGATTGTATTTCCAACATTTTgaaatacaatacaaaaaaatctttttggtaaGAAACATTCCATAGAAACTTTTGGGcctaaaatagtttaaaaattaggaCAAATTAAAATTACGTGGCCTGGTCTAATTTTAAATGACATCAAGTAATGCACAAAAGCTTACAACAGATAAGGAGGGATGTTGACAGGTATGTTAAATTTTAGGGTTTAAAGCTACCAAAGCTAGCATGTCTATGCAAATtctatagaaaattatttttaaaactgaaagacaaagTACAGGAACCCCGGTTAAGGCAGTTAAGACTGGATTTCTTTGGGAGGGGGAGGAATATATAGTAGAGAGAGGATTGTTAGGGAAACTGGAAGGAATAATGGAGAGGTCTAACAACCATATAATTTTCTAGGATTTGTCTCATTTACCCTTCCTTAGAAGATGCAACTAACAAAAGCCTATTTTGGTAAATAAGTTTTAAACAAGTAAGTTTTTTATCATAAAGTTTAATTTGGTTCAGAAAAAATTGAGTGAATAACTTTCTCTGAAAAAATATACTGACTCTGTGTAGACTGCAGTTATTTTGGGAGGGGGCTGGTAAGTTAAATTGCCCTTTTTCTAttctgaaaatcataaaaaatccCATTTCCAGTCTGATTATAGAGATGCATGTGCCCAAAATGGCTGAGAATAAATACAACAAGAAAGGCAAAAGCTGCAAAGCTCAGGGCATGCAACAGACTCTAAGAGAAAGTCTCAGAAATACCCAAAGTGGCAACAAGGAACGTTTGGCTGGAATCTGAAGTTCTTTTCAGTCATCTTTGTCTTTTGCTCCATGTTTAAGGATGCGTGTGAACTCAATATAATTGAAATTTCCCTTTTTGTCGATAGGCGCTTCTCTGTACAGCTCATCCACCTCCTCGTCTGTAAACCGATCTCCCATGGTTGTCAGCAGCTCTCTCAGGTAATCTTCCTGGATGGTGCCAGTTGCTTCTTCATCAAAGCAAGCGAAAGCATTTCTGATGACATCTTCCGGATCTGTGCCATTTAACTTTTCACCAAACATAGTGAGAAACATGGTAAAATTTATGGGCCCAGGAGCCTCATTCATCATGGCATCCAGATACTCATCAGTTGGATTTTTTCCTAAGGAGGCAAGCATATCATGCAAATCTTCCTTGTCAATGAAACCATCTCTGTTCTGATCAATCATGTTGAAGGCCTCTTTGAATTCCTGAATCTGTGACTGATCAAACATGGCAAATACGTTGGATGTTGCGCGCTGGGGGCGCTTCTTGGTGGTCTTGGTCTTTGCCCTTTTGCTCGACATGGTGGCGTTTAAATCCCTGCACAGCCGCGAGAATCCAAGCACTTGGGTAACCCCCTCGCTGCCCTGGCTGCTGCTATCAACTCTTCTACCCCCAGACTCCCTAAAACCAATACTTCCGGCCTCCTCCCAtgtcttttttaattcttaagttGTACTTTGTTTTGGAGAAGtgttaatattctttttgtttgtttcaagttttatttatttatttatttaaataaaactagaaCTAATGTTCTAGTCAGTTAACATTAGCataacattaatttcaggtatgcaatatattgattcgtcacttacatacaactcccatgtcttttgattcttttctaaATATGAAATGCAAAGCTTTCAGAAACATAAGGGAAAGTTAGATCACTTTTTTGATTATCAAAagcatgtttatatttattattcttccaAAAGTCTATAAGCAAATATGCAAGTAAGATGAATTTGTTCATTCTTCACATTTTACATTCTGCATTTATTACTTGCTTATGTTGAAATTAATAAGGGAATTTGAAGAAATGGTTTCCCTTTAATATTGCTGTGCAGGAGGGAAATCAGTCTCTAAAGAAATCTGTCTCAAAGCAactaatgaggaaaagaaaaaaaactttcctaAGTATGTTGGAGTTGTGGAGATGCTCTGACACCTAAGAGAAAAATGTTGCAAGTGGAAAGCAGTGCAATTTCAAACACGGAATATACAGGCTTTCAAAGCAAAATATCAGCTGgcacaaatagaaataaaaacacccTAAAAATTTGGTTAAGAAAGGCAAGAGTGGTTATTTCTCAGCAAACCCACTTTTAACTCAATACCAGTGAAGCTTTGCAGCTGGGGTGAATAGGACATGAAAAACACTTTATGAGAGGAGGGGGCTCAACTTAATTCAAGAAAACCAAGGCTTTTGGTCTATTAGGTACGGAGGATACAGACTGGGCCAAAGCTAGTGATTGTTAATCTGTATGAAAAGCAGAGTAAAAGCATACATAAGGTGTGGGCAATAAAATTTGCTTACATAATCAGAGAATGGATCATAGACAAGGAAATAATGTGATCAGGTCTCAATTTATGCTTTAATTTACCAGATCAAATAAGTGTTGGC
Coding sequences:
- the LOC125093806 gene encoding myosin regulatory light polypeptide 9, coding for MSSKRAKTKTTKKRPQRATSNVFAMFDQSQIQEFKEAFNMIDQNRDGFIDKEDLHDMLASLGKNPTDEYLDAMMNEAPGPINFTMFLTMFGEKLNGTDPEDVIRNAFACFDEEATGTIQEDYLRELLTTMGDRFTDEEVDELYREAPIDKKGNFNYIEFTRILKHGAKDKDD